GAAATCACAGGTTCAAGTTTTCCAGAACGATTTCTAATCCTGTAAGCGTTAAAAATCATCAACTATCTCCCGAAAAGTTATAAATTATAATTACAAAATCATCCAACGGGAAATAGACATGAGCGGATGTGTAATTTATGACGAAATCTTTCTAAAGCACAACCTCGAAGGACATCCAGAAAACAGAAATAGATTGATAAGCATAATGTCTTCCCTGCCAAAATTTAACATCCCTGTTGAAAAACCTATAAGAATCAGTAAAGAACTTTTAGAATCTATCCACGATAAAAAGTACATAAGTGCCGTAAAGAGTGCATCATTAACCGGATTTGAATACCTTGACCCGGATACCTACGTAAATAACTATAGTTTTGATGCTGCAATAATGGCAGCAGGCGCCTGCGAAGAAGCAGTAAACCTCGTTGCAAACGACAAATACTGTGCCGTTTTCTGCGCTGTAAGGCCTCCCGGACACCATGCAGAAAAAGATAGAGCAATGGGATTCTGTATTTTCAATAATATAGTAATAGCTGCAAAAAAGGCCCTCACATCGGGATTTAAAAAGGTATTTATAGTCGATTTTGACGCTCATCACGGAAACGGAACAGAACATCTAATAAGAGACGATGAAAACATCTTTTACTTCTCAACCCACCAATACCCTTTCTACCCAGGAACAGGAAGCGAAAAAGAAAACAACAACCATATATTCAACATGCCCCTTCCTTCGGAAACTGGCGATGAAGTTTTCATCCCTATTTACGAAAGAAAGCTTCCAAAGATCGTGCAGAACTTCTCACCTGACATTCTTTTAGTATCTGCAGGTTTTGACTTCCACAGGGACGACCCACTAACAGGACTTAACGTTTCATATTACGGAATGGAAAGAATAGTAGAATCAGTATTTTCCATCGCAAGAAGCCTGAAAATCCCCATTATTCTGACCCTTGAGGGAGGATACAACTTAGATGTTCTAACAAAAGCAGGAGAATTAATATTTAAACACCTTCCCGATTTTTAAGCAGATATGCCCCAATAAACGCGGTAAAAGGTGCCGTTAAAATAAGTCCGAAACTTCCTG
The sequence above is a segment of the Desulfurobacterium indicum genome. Coding sequences within it:
- a CDS encoding histone deacetylase family protein, whose translation is MSGCVIYDEIFLKHNLEGHPENRNRLISIMSSLPKFNIPVEKPIRISKELLESIHDKKYISAVKSASLTGFEYLDPDTYVNNYSFDAAIMAAGACEEAVNLVANDKYCAVFCAVRPPGHHAEKDRAMGFCIFNNIVIAAKKALTSGFKKVFIVDFDAHHGNGTEHLIRDDENIFYFSTHQYPFYPGTGSEKENNNHIFNMPLPSETGDEVFIPIYERKLPKIVQNFSPDILLVSAGFDFHRDDPLTGLNVSYYGMERIVESVFSIARSLKIPIILTLEGGYNLDVLTKAGELIFKHLPDF